In Candidatus Babeliales bacterium, a single genomic region encodes these proteins:
- a CDS encoding rod shape-determining protein, translating to MIKTMFKNFLPARKWVSLFSNDIAIDLGTANTLVYVRNKGIVLDEPSVVAIKNSTKKVLAAGKAAKEMLGKTPESITACRPIRDGVIADFELTEAMLRYFIRKVHNNRRTLVAPRMIIAVPSGITQVERRAVIDSAKQAGARDKPMTIIEPMAAAIGAGLQIHEPFCSMVVDIGGGTTEVAVITLSGAVFCRSIRVGGDAMDRAIVAYIKRKYNLLIGERTGEVIKMEIGTVMLGSESKTLSVKGRDLVTGVPKTITLTDGEVNEALLETISNIVDVVRIALENTPPELSSDLVDRGIVMAGGGSLLRGLDKLLAKETGIPVRIAKNPLLCVVEGAGKVLEQLEFFKDALID from the coding sequence ATGATCAAAACAATGTTCAAAAACTTTTTGCCTGCGCGTAAATGGGTAAGTTTGTTTTCAAATGATATCGCAATTGATTTAGGAACAGCAAATACGCTTGTGTATGTTCGCAATAAAGGAATCGTTCTTGATGAACCGTCTGTCGTAGCTATTAAAAATAGTACGAAAAAAGTTCTTGCTGCGGGAAAAGCTGCAAAAGAAATGCTTGGAAAAACTCCAGAAAGCATAACCGCATGTCGTCCGATACGTGATGGAGTTATTGCTGATTTTGAATTAACCGAAGCAATGCTTCGTTATTTTATTCGAAAAGTTCACAATAATCGTCGCACGCTTGTAGCACCCCGTATGATTATTGCAGTACCATCTGGAATTACCCAAGTTGAACGTCGTGCAGTTATTGACTCGGCAAAACAAGCTGGGGCACGCGATAAACCTATGACAATTATTGAACCAATGGCAGCAGCAATCGGAGCAGGTCTTCAGATTCATGAGCCGTTTTGCAGCATGGTTGTTGATATTGGTGGAGGAACTACAGAAGTTGCAGTTATCACTTTGAGTGGTGCTGTATTTTGTAGATCAATTCGTGTTGGCGGGGACGCAATGGACCGCGCGATTGTTGCCTATATCAAAAGAAAATACAATTTGCTCATCGGTGAACGCACTGGTGAAGTTATTAAAATGGAAATTGGCACAGTAATGCTTGGTAGCGAATCAAAAACGCTTTCTGTTAAAGGTCGTGACTTAGTAACTGGCGTACCAAAAACAATTACGCTCACTGACGGTGAAGTAAATGAAGCATTACTTGAAACAATTTCAAACATTGTTGACGTTGTTCGTATTGCACTTGAAAACACACCACCAGAATTATCTTCAGATTTGGTTGATCGTGGTATTGTAATGGCTGGAGGAGGTTCGCTTCTTCGTGGTTTGGATAAATTGCTTGCAAAAGAAACAGGAATTCCTGTGCGCATAGCAAAAAATCCATTACTGTGTGTGGTTGAAGGTGCTGGAAAAGTACTTGAGCAGCTTGAATTTTTCAAAGATGCGTTAATCGATTAA
- the rsmA gene encoding 16S rRNA (adenine(1518)-N(6)/adenine(1519)-N(6))-dimethyltransferase RsmA, which yields MNYNKPRLQGIELKKRYGQHFLVDRTYVDRMISAVHLDNTISVMEIGCGEGILTGAILEGPCKQLKVFEIDGQWAEHVQNKYGSDIRLHVIENNILDVSWDMLLPEAPWVLLANLPYQITFPILYLLQKNREMFLEGVIMIQEEVAQKIVKTSGRGHGYSSLYFQHYFDWKLMDKIAPDAFYPAPNVFSRLLYFKPKKVVQVIEREEEFWKFIKLCFVQPRRTFRNNLAQSHFDIEKLDEQTLKKRSEQLSMEEFLQIWQLLIA from the coding sequence ATGAATTACAATAAACCACGCCTCCAAGGTATTGAATTAAAGAAGAGATATGGCCAGCATTTTTTAGTAGATCGAACGTATGTCGATCGAATGATTTCTGCTGTGCATTTGGATAATACTATTTCTGTTATGGAAATTGGATGCGGAGAAGGAATTTTGACGGGAGCAATCCTTGAAGGTCCGTGCAAACAATTGAAAGTTTTTGAAATTGATGGGCAATGGGCTGAGCATGTACAAAATAAGTACGGTTCAGATATCCGGCTGCATGTGATTGAAAATAACATTTTAGATGTTTCATGGGACATGCTCTTGCCTGAAGCACCTTGGGTTCTTTTAGCAAATCTTCCGTATCAAATAACGTTTCCAATTTTGTATTTACTACAAAAAAATAGAGAAATGTTTTTGGAAGGTGTGATTATGATTCAAGAAGAAGTTGCGCAAAAAATTGTGAAAACTTCTGGACGCGGTCATGGCTATTCTTCTTTGTATTTTCAACATTATTTTGATTGGAAGTTAATGGATAAAATTGCTCCTGACGCTTTTTATCCAGCGCCCAACGTTTTTTCTCGATTATTGTATTTTAAACCCAAAAAAGTTGTTCAAGTTATTGAACGCGAAGAAGAATTTTGGAAGTTTATTAAATTGTGTTTTGTGCAACCGCGTAGAACATTTCGCAATAATCTAGCTCAATCACATTTTGATATAGAAAAATTGGATGAGCAAACATTGAAAAAACGATCTGAGCAACTTTCAATGGAAGAGTTTTTACAAATTTGGCAGCTATTGATTGCTTAA